One genomic window of Halococcus sediminicola includes the following:
- the gvpM gene encoding gas vesicle protein GvpM yields MEPRRADDDVIVDLIDVILRDGAVIEADAIISVADIPLVGLKLRAALAGMATMTEYGIFEEWDRVQRQRALDEGEANGENRVESGDGGR; encoded by the coding sequence ATGGAACCCAGACGGGCGGATGACGACGTCATCGTCGATCTCATCGACGTCATCCTGCGGGACGGGGCGGTCATCGAGGCCGACGCGATCATCTCAGTCGCCGACATTCCACTGGTGGGACTGAAACTCCGGGCGGCGCTGGCCGGCATGGCGACGATGACCGAGTACGGCATCTTCGAGGAGTGGGACCGCGTCCAGCGCCAGCGCGCACTCGACGAGGGCGAGGCGAACGGCGAGAACCGAGTGGAAAGTGGCGACGGCGGCCGGTGA
- a CDS encoding 50S ribosomal protein L37ae, with translation MGTEKVGSAGRFGARYGRVARRRVAEIEADMEDDHACPECEESRVERTDTGIWECGNCGYAFAGGAYRPATPGGRTVERSIRAALADEGSEDE, from the coding sequence ATGGGTACTGAGAAAGTCGGGAGCGCCGGTCGCTTCGGCGCGCGCTACGGTCGCGTCGCACGGCGACGGGTCGCCGAGATCGAAGCCGACATGGAAGACGACCACGCTTGTCCCGAGTGCGAGGAGAGCCGCGTCGAGCGGACCGACACGGGCATCTGGGAGTGTGGCAACTGTGGGTACGCCTTCGCCGGCGGGGCCTATCGCCCCGCGACGCCCGGCGGGCGCACCGTCGAGCGCTCGATCCGAGCGGCGCTCGCCGACGAGGGCAGCGAGGACGAATGA
- the gvpL gene encoding gas vesicle protein GvpL, which yields MSETDFDEGRYLYCAVSLDEESSFEETGVDDEPVRLLAVGEIGIVVHDCESLYDTADMDELRRWVLQHQGVVDAAGEAFDTPIPFQFDTVLTGSDDRVHEWVDDEHETLSEYLDSLSGHWEYRVELRRDEDALEEDLTASDGRLAELDEEIEAAGSGTAFMLEKQYDQRLRELRRERRNERATALGDRLAEFAREVNELGERTTLDDESNEDDGMATQARFTVLAPDDREEAMGEMLDEVAAEAGTEIRFTGPWPPYSFVPEIGGEDGTQTGG from the coding sequence ATGTCCGAGACCGACTTCGACGAGGGGCGCTATCTCTACTGTGCCGTGTCCCTCGACGAGGAATCGAGCTTCGAGGAGACGGGTGTCGACGACGAACCCGTCAGGCTGCTCGCGGTCGGGGAGATCGGTATCGTCGTCCACGACTGCGAATCGCTGTACGACACCGCCGACATGGACGAACTCAGGAGGTGGGTGCTCCAGCATCAGGGCGTCGTCGACGCGGCGGGCGAGGCGTTCGACACGCCGATTCCCTTCCAGTTCGACACCGTTCTCACCGGTAGCGACGACCGCGTGCACGAGTGGGTCGACGACGAGCACGAGACGCTTTCGGAGTACCTCGATAGCCTCTCGGGTCACTGGGAGTATCGCGTCGAACTCCGGCGCGACGAGGACGCCCTGGAGGAGGACCTCACAGCCAGCGACGGCCGGCTCGCCGAACTCGACGAGGAGATCGAGGCGGCGGGGTCGGGAACGGCGTTCATGCTCGAAAAGCAGTACGACCAGCGACTCCGCGAACTGCGCCGCGAGCGCCGCAACGAGCGTGCAACGGCACTCGGCGACCGACTGGCCGAGTTCGCCCGCGAGGTGAACGAACTCGGCGAGCGCACGACGCTCGACGACGAATCGAACGAGGACGACGGCATGGCGACACAGGCCAGATTCACCGTGCTCGCGCCCGACGACCGCGAGGAGGCGATGGGCGAGATGCTCGACGAGGTGGCCGCCGAAGCGGGGACCGAAATACGGTTTACGGGTCCGTGGCCGCCGTACTCGTTCGTCCCGGAAATCGGGGGTGAGGATGGAACCCAGACGGGCGGATGA
- a CDS encoding DNA-directed RNA polymerase subunit P yields MSYKCSRCKRDVELDDYGGVRCPYCGHRVLLKERSRDVKEIPVE; encoded by the coding sequence ATGAGCTACAAGTGCTCGCGGTGTAAGCGCGACGTCGAACTCGACGATTATGGTGGGGTGCGCTGTCCGTACTGCGGTCATCGGGTGCTGCTGAAGGAGCGCAGCCGCGACGTCAAAGAGATACCCGTCGAGTAG
- a CDS encoding KEOPS complex subunit Pcc1 has product MRHESSFSLEYDTASAAATVERSLEPEIGDIEGERTAAALSRDGKTVRIDIEASDLVALRAGQNTWLSLAGVAERSLAAGRSLSE; this is encoded by the coding sequence GTGCGCCACGAGAGTTCGTTTTCACTAGAGTACGACACCGCGAGCGCCGCTGCGACGGTCGAGCGGAGCCTCGAACCCGAAATCGGCGACATCGAGGGCGAGCGCACCGCGGCAGCGCTGTCACGCGATGGAAAGACAGTACGAATCGACATCGAGGCATCCGACCTCGTGGCGCTCCGGGCGGGCCAGAACACGTGGCTCTCGCTGGCCGGCGTGGCCGAGCGGTCGCTGGCTGCCGGGCGAAGCCTCAGCGAGTAG
- the pth2 gene encoding peptidyl-tRNA hydrolase Pth2, which yields MKQAIVARTDIGMGKGKLAAQVAHASLSAYEDTGSRARTEWKGSGQKKVVLKGDSERTLFELADRAEREGLPHAIIRDAGHTQLDPGTVTALAVGPGSDESIDRITGDLSLY from the coding sequence ATGAAACAGGCCATCGTCGCGCGCACCGACATCGGGATGGGAAAGGGCAAACTCGCCGCACAGGTCGCCCACGCCTCGTTGTCGGCCTACGAGGACACCGGTTCGCGCGCACGGACCGAGTGGAAGGGGTCGGGTCAGAAGAAGGTCGTTCTCAAGGGCGACAGCGAGCGAACACTGTTCGAACTCGCCGATCGCGCCGAGCGCGAGGGTCTCCCCCACGCCATCATCCGCGATGCCGGTCACACGCAACTCGACCCCGGCACGGTGACGGCGCTGGCGGTCGGGCCCGGCTCCGACGAGAGCATCGACCGCATCACCGGCGATCTGTCGCTGTACTAG
- a CDS encoding carboxypeptidase regulatory-like domain-containing protein yields MSPGSGDDRTLFDGGRPRTNRILADGGESDDGEREDEESEGTEQDGESDGSGESSDESNGNENDETESGDESAGSETGEPEETRELTVIVEDESGEGVQGATVSVEGKDEDTEADEQQATGANGEAKFLVDDGDYIVAVDTDDGSAEDQLSVESDEETTLTIVPDEESYELTVTVQDEDGDPVSGASITVESEDMGLIEGFRTRPSEAETDAGGQAAFELVEGQYTVTVEADNEKSDRALEIDGGDEETTLTLDVTEEDEEEDGRRGPKEAEGEVDEDESASHGTSRGATVLYLDLEGLFLDLLGLEVDLHEVVLDVRAITGPGKLLGNLLSAVANLLSPLSSLLNRLLNTVLNLLSYITSPLKWLWNQLKKPFKWARRIGTRIANVLSTPVGWVKSAASRLWGVLTAPVRWLRGGLGNEESDGLLPSLPESTAERWQRIKERLPSLPSLPSLPSLPSLPSFPSPSSVLFGAVNSVLDGILGLLGEDGESDEERDDEDREGESTDEQDGENDQDESSGIGSRVSDAVPDSDRLTQATTDAFDELSGDEDESDESSTRSVGQRIGEMAGRRLGKTISGVLSNDSDTEETA; encoded by the coding sequence ATGAGTCCCGGTAGTGGAGACGATAGGACGCTTTTCGACGGGGGAAGGCCACGCACGAACAGGATACTCGCCGACGGCGGTGAAAGCGACGACGGAGAGAGAGAAGATGAGGAGTCCGAAGGGACAGAACAGGACGGCGAGTCCGACGGAAGCGGGGAGTCGTCCGACGAAAGCAACGGGAACGAAAACGACGAGACCGAGAGCGGCGACGAGTCGGCGGGATCGGAAACGGGCGAACCCGAAGAGACACGTGAGCTAACGGTTATCGTCGAGGACGAGAGCGGGGAGGGCGTTCAGGGTGCCACCGTTTCGGTCGAAGGCAAGGACGAGGACACGGAAGCCGACGAACAGCAGGCGACCGGAGCCAACGGCGAGGCGAAGTTCCTCGTCGACGACGGCGACTATATCGTTGCCGTCGATACCGACGACGGGAGCGCCGAGGACCAACTCAGCGTCGAGAGCGACGAGGAGACCACACTCACGATAGTCCCGGACGAGGAGAGCTACGAGCTGACGGTCACCGTTCAGGACGAGGACGGCGACCCCGTTTCGGGGGCGTCCATCACGGTAGAAAGCGAGGACATGGGTCTCATCGAAGGGTTTCGGACCCGTCCGTCGGAGGCCGAAACCGACGCCGGCGGGCAGGCCGCTTTCGAGTTGGTTGAGGGGCAGTACACGGTCACAGTCGAGGCCGACAACGAAAAGAGCGATCGAGCGCTCGAAATCGATGGTGGTGACGAGGAGACCACGCTCACCCTCGATGTCACGGAGGAAGACGAAGAGGAGGACGGTCGCCGGGGACCGAAGGAGGCCGAGGGCGAGGTCGACGAGGATGAATCCGCGAGCCACGGCACGTCACGCGGCGCGACGGTGCTGTACCTCGACCTCGAAGGGCTGTTTTTGGACCTCCTCGGGCTCGAAGTCGACCTTCACGAGGTCGTCCTCGACGTGCGAGCGATCACCGGACCGGGAAAGCTCCTCGGGAACCTGTTGTCGGCGGTTGCGAACCTGTTGAGTCCGCTGTCGTCGCTGCTCAACCGCCTGCTCAACACCGTCTTGAACCTGCTGAGCTACATCACCTCGCCGCTCAAGTGGCTCTGGAACCAGCTCAAAAAGCCGTTCAAGTGGGCACGCCGCATCGGAACCCGGATCGCAAACGTGCTCTCGACCCCGGTCGGCTGGGTGAAAAGCGCCGCGAGTCGTCTCTGGGGGGTGCTGACGGCTCCGGTCCGCTGGCTCCGTGGAGGCCTCGGCAACGAGGAGTCGGACGGTCTCCTCCCCTCACTGCCGGAATCGACCGCGGAGCGATGGCAGCGCATCAAGGAACGACTCCCATCGCTGCCGTCACTGCCATCGCTTCCGTCGCTTCCGTCGTTGCCATCGTTCCCGTCGCCATCCAGCGTGCTTTTCGGCGCGGTGAACAGCGTCCTGGACGGAATTCTGGGATTGCTCGGTGAAGACGGCGAAAGCGACGAGGAACGGGACGACGAGGACCGAGAAGGCGAATCGACCGACGAACAGGATGGGGAGAACGACCAGGACGAGTCGTCCGGTATCGGGAGCCGTGTCTCGGATGCGGTGCCGGACTCGGACCGCCTCACGCAGGCGACGACGGACGCCTTCGACGAGCTCTCCGGAGACGAGGACGAAAGCGACGAATCGTCGACGCGGTCGGTCGGCCAGCGAATCGGAGAGATGGCCGGTCGACGGCTCGGGAAGACGATTTCCGGAGTCCTTTCGAACGATTCCGACACCGAGGAGACGGCCTGA
- the gvpJ gene encoding gas vesicle protein GvpJ, producing the protein MSSGGPTRQSDSLADVVEMLLDKGVVINADIVVSIGDTELLGVQLRAAIASFETAAEYGLEFPEGTDMRRVEQASDRSELEDDDTVTVEGGNEESEEELDDGEQSDTDRQSAPEIGARPNAGARAGHTGTADDSDEDEQDSEDADAESEDDDDD; encoded by the coding sequence ATGAGTAGCGGTGGCCCGACCAGACAGTCCGACAGTCTCGCGGACGTCGTCGAGATGCTGCTCGACAAAGGGGTCGTCATCAACGCCGACATCGTGGTCTCGATCGGCGATACCGAACTCCTCGGCGTGCAACTTCGGGCGGCAATCGCCTCCTTCGAGACGGCCGCCGAATATGGACTCGAATTCCCCGAGGGGACCGACATGCGCCGCGTCGAGCAGGCCTCGGACCGGAGCGAACTCGAAGACGACGACACGGTCACCGTCGAAGGGGGGAACGAAGAGAGCGAGGAGGAACTCGACGACGGCGAACAGTCGGACACCGACCGCCAGTCAGCCCCCGAAATCGGCGCGCGACCGAACGCCGGCGCGCGTGCGGGACACACCGGAACCGCCGACGATTCGGACGAGGACGAACAGGATAGCGAGGACGCCGACGCGGAGTCGGAGGACGATGACGACGATTGA
- the truD gene encoding tRNA pseudouridine(13) synthase TruD has protein sequence MREAQPSERAVGIDWYISESDGTGGRLRARPSDFRVCELETQGFEPLDVDTDAYPHLVFRATLENWDTNDFVSTLSGRLEMSRERIDWAGTKDKRAVSTQLFSVRAESDALDNVELRGATIDPVGRAGRGLRFGDLAGNAFGIVVRDADTEPVEGITAALRSFGGNGGDASGDGDIVGVPNYFGQQRFGSYRPVTHEVGLAVVRGDWRDAVLAYVGRPHESEPDATREARAFVDREAAAAGTADWAAALDGYPKQLGFERSMLHRLVENGGESSSDFRAALETVPSNLQRLFVNAAQSYVFNRILSARLDNGLPFHRAIAGDVVCFADSEAPNGLALPDPDRSQRVSENQVATVNRHAERGRAFVTAPLVGTETALADGQPGDIERAILDEEGIDPSMFDLPGEFHSTGTRRAILLTTELSIEDDPLTLDFRLPKGSYATVLLREYLKSDPVELG, from the coding sequence ATGCGCGAAGCGCAACCCAGCGAACGGGCGGTCGGCATCGACTGGTATATTAGCGAGAGCGACGGCACCGGGGGACGGCTCCGCGCCCGCCCATCGGATTTCCGGGTGTGCGAACTCGAAACACAGGGGTTCGAACCGCTCGATGTCGACACGGACGCCTACCCCCACCTCGTCTTTCGGGCAACGCTCGAAAACTGGGACACGAACGACTTCGTGAGCACGCTCTCCGGTCGGTTGGAGATGAGCCGCGAGCGCATCGACTGGGCAGGCACGAAGGACAAGCGCGCCGTCAGCACCCAACTGTTCTCCGTGCGCGCCGAAAGCGACGCCCTCGATAACGTCGAGCTGCGGGGAGCGACCATCGACCCGGTCGGGCGCGCCGGTCGCGGGCTACGGTTCGGCGACCTCGCGGGCAACGCCTTCGGGATCGTCGTCCGTGATGCCGACACCGAGCCAGTAGAGGGGATAACCGCCGCTCTCCGGTCGTTCGGCGGCAACGGTGGGGACGCGAGCGGCGATGGCGATATCGTGGGCGTGCCGAACTACTTCGGCCAGCAGCGCTTCGGTTCCTATCGACCGGTGACCCACGAGGTCGGGCTCGCCGTCGTCCGTGGCGACTGGCGCGATGCCGTATTGGCTTATGTCGGCCGCCCACACGAGAGCGAACCCGACGCGACCCGCGAGGCACGCGCGTTCGTCGATCGCGAGGCCGCGGCGGCAGGCACGGCGGACTGGGCGGCGGCGCTCGATGGCTATCCCAAGCAGTTGGGCTTCGAGCGCTCGATGCTCCACCGACTGGTCGAGAACGGTGGCGAGAGTTCGAGTGACTTCCGTGCGGCGCTCGAAACCGTCCCGTCGAACCTCCAGCGACTGTTCGTCAACGCCGCCCAATCCTACGTGTTCAACCGAATCCTCTCCGCACGTCTCGATAACGGTCTTCCGTTTCACCGGGCGATCGCCGGCGACGTGGTCTGTTTCGCCGACAGCGAGGCTCCCAACGGACTCGCCCTCCCGGACCCCGACAGGAGCCAGCGAGTGAGTGAGAACCAGGTGGCGACGGTGAATCGTCACGCAGAACGGGGACGGGCGTTCGTCACCGCGCCGCTCGTGGGCACCGAAACAGCACTCGCCGACGGCCAGCCGGGCGACATCGAGCGGGCGATCCTCGACGAGGAGGGTATCGATCCTTCGATGTTCGATCTCCCTGGTGAATTCCACTCGACTGGCACCCGGCGGGCGATACTGCTCACGACCGAACTGTCCATCGAGGACGACCCGCTCACCCTCGACTTCCGGCTGCCGAAAGGGTCGTACGCGACCGTGCTCCTTCGGGAGTACCTGAAGAGCGACCCGGTCGAACTGGGCTGA
- the gvpH gene encoding gas vesicle protein GvpH, protein MTDDQKDSGFVRTVLTGLFETLAEMDERDQSRRSKSASAQSGDTRFDYGLSVGIGPQAETTTTDERSPAADTDHATTVNPTEAGCTVTVDLPDVDPRELSAGVDGERLVVADDEGVIERVSLPHEGLAVEDASFNNGVLDVRLRGERR, encoded by the coding sequence ATGACAGACGATCAAAAGGACAGCGGATTCGTTCGCACGGTGCTCACGGGACTGTTCGAGACCCTCGCCGAGATGGACGAGCGCGATCAGTCACGCCGGTCGAAGAGCGCGAGCGCACAAAGCGGCGACACGCGCTTCGATTACGGTCTCAGCGTCGGCATCGGCCCGCAGGCCGAGACCACGACCACCGACGAGCGCTCGCCGGCGGCCGACACCGACCACGCAACGACGGTCAATCCCACCGAGGCGGGCTGTACCGTCACCGTCGACCTGCCCGACGTCGACCCGCGCGAACTCTCGGCGGGCGTCGACGGCGAGAGACTCGTGGTCGCCGACGACGAGGGCGTCATCGAGCGCGTGTCGCTGCCTCACGAGGGTCTCGCGGTCGAGGACGCATCGTTCAACAACGGGGTTCTGGACGTGCGCCTGCGCGGGGAGCGGCGATGA
- the gvpK gene encoding gas vesicle protein GvpK, which yields MTTIDVDGDEARDGLMTLVVTVVELLVDAMEREAIRRMESGELTDAEIERLGSQLAALEEEIEGIKRDEGIESSVDDLRGELDGLVRDLVERADEPRQGQGGVIE from the coding sequence ATGACGACGATTGACGTCGACGGCGACGAGGCGCGCGACGGGCTGATGACGCTCGTCGTCACCGTCGTCGAACTGCTGGTGGACGCGATGGAGCGCGAGGCCATCCGGCGGATGGAGTCGGGCGAACTCACCGACGCGGAGATCGAACGCCTCGGCTCGCAGCTCGCCGCGCTCGAAGAGGAGATCGAGGGCATCAAACGGGACGAAGGCATCGAGAGTTCGGTCGACGACCTCCGGGGTGAACTCGATGGATTGGTCCGAGATCTCGTCGAGCGCGCCGACGAACCCCGGCAAGGCCAGGGAGGTGTCATCGAGTAA
- a CDS encoding DUF2103 domain-containing protein codes for MECRRCGSRLDRAGDFCLVCHNPNVDTVVCELGRERASVTGLFEGERVGTWTVTTIPEEGENEKRERRNFAGRVADEVHRKRPEEVYATGEREVLRTLRAQLHYDLRRIANPGEDAVETVLSRSEESPLKVVEIPPRKKLGGSHSTLVGGRTGKTVVAIATDHPHVKKVIPGPIESGGRGSRTGVRAKATRADGRGNVRLLVRDGSSVQEVRVVTTAADRAQGERVREDLNRALAEEGVRD; via the coding sequence ATGGAGTGTCGGCGGTGTGGGTCGCGGCTCGACCGGGCCGGCGACTTCTGTCTGGTCTGTCACAACCCGAACGTCGATACCGTCGTCTGTGAACTGGGCCGCGAGCGCGCGAGCGTGACAGGACTGTTTGAGGGTGAGCGCGTCGGGACGTGGACGGTGACCACCATACCCGAAGAGGGCGAGAACGAGAAGCGCGAGCGCCGGAACTTCGCTGGACGAGTCGCCGACGAGGTACACCGCAAACGACCCGAGGAGGTGTACGCGACCGGCGAGCGCGAGGTTCTCAGGACGCTGCGCGCACAGCTCCACTACGACCTCCGGCGGATCGCAAATCCGGGTGAGGACGCCGTCGAGACGGTGCTCTCCCGGAGTGAGGAATCACCACTGAAGGTGGTCGAGATCCCACCACGGAAAAAGCTCGGTGGGAGTCACTCGACGCTCGTGGGCGGGCGCACGGGCAAGACGGTGGTGGCGATCGCGACCGACCATCCCCACGTCAAGAAGGTGATTCCGGGGCCCATCGAGTCCGGGGGGCGCGGTTCTAGAACTGGGGTCCGGGCGAAGGCGACCCGCGCCGACGGGAGAGGGAACGTCAGACTGCTGGTGCGTGACGGGTCGAGCGTCCAGGAGGTGCGGGTCGTGACGACCGCCGCCGACCGTGCGCAGGGCGAGCGGGTCCGCGAGGACCTGAACCGTGCGCTCGCCGAGGAGGGGGTTCGGGACTGA
- the gvpG gene encoding gas vesicle protein GvpG — protein sequence MFLVDDILLRPIITIGNVIHSMAIEELYDVEGIRDEIKENRLLYEIGDRSAEEYERRREELETQLDVAREARETLDNRVEVKGQ from the coding sequence ATGTTCCTCGTCGACGACATCCTGCTGCGGCCGATCATCACCATCGGCAACGTCATCCACTCGATGGCCATCGAGGAGCTGTACGACGTCGAGGGGATCCGCGACGAGATCAAGGAGAATCGACTACTGTACGAGATCGGCGACCGCTCGGCCGAGGAATACGAGCGCCGCCGGGAGGAGTTGGAGACCCAACTCGACGTGGCACGCGAGGCGCGCGAGACGCTCGACAACAGAGTGGAGGTCAAAGGACAATGA
- the trkA gene encoding Trk system potassium transporter TrkA, with product MRVVIVGAGDVGTYIAADLAGSHEIAVVDTDGERVAELESTLGVTAIEGDGRSLEILEAAGIREAEVVIASTDDDAVNVMVCGAVRNIADAYTIARAKSADLYETWQTYDAALGIERMLSVDRLTAAALVRTVALPGALAVSTFADGGVEMAEFELGEESELVGKSVAEADEFPSLTFAGVIRDGNVLIPSGETVFEPEDRVVVIGSPSSIRRFARRLAPEATLDPEDDVVIVGGGAVGTHIAEILEERGYAPRLIEHDPDRAEALAERLPGTTVVEGDVTTAGFLTEADIDEADLLVGTLDDETNYVLALLAKNLGVAHTAAIVNESEYVDLFEAAGVDVTIEPRAVVASETTRATQDYADEAATLERDSAEVLEITVQSDSVLAGESIADVAHDLPDGFVIGAVVRDGSLKTPRGGTVVQVGDHVVAFVDTDVLDDVAAAL from the coding sequence ATGCGGGTAGTCATCGTCGGGGCGGGCGACGTCGGTACGTACATCGCCGCGGACCTCGCCGGGAGCCACGAGATCGCGGTCGTCGACACGGACGGCGAGCGCGTCGCCGAACTCGAATCCACACTGGGGGTGACAGCCATCGAGGGCGACGGGCGCTCGCTCGAGATCTTGGAGGCGGCGGGCATCCGCGAGGCCGAGGTCGTCATCGCCAGCACCGACGACGACGCGGTCAACGTCATGGTCTGTGGCGCGGTCAGGAACATCGCCGACGCCTACACCATCGCGCGAGCGAAGTCGGCCGACCTCTACGAGACGTGGCAGACCTACGACGCCGCGCTCGGCATCGAGCGCATGCTTTCGGTCGACCGGCTGACCGCCGCGGCGCTCGTTCGAACGGTGGCGCTGCCCGGCGCGCTCGCGGTCAGCACGTTCGCCGACGGCGGGGTCGAGATGGCGGAGTTCGAACTCGGCGAGGAGAGCGAACTCGTCGGCAAGAGCGTCGCCGAGGCCGACGAGTTCCCGTCGCTGACGTTCGCCGGCGTCATCCGCGACGGCAACGTACTCATCCCGAGCGGCGAGACGGTCTTCGAACCGGAAGACCGGGTGGTCGTCATCGGCAGTCCCTCCAGCATCAGGCGGTTCGCGCGACGGCTCGCGCCCGAGGCGACGCTCGACCCCGAGGACGACGTCGTAATCGTCGGTGGCGGTGCGGTTGGCACCCACATCGCGGAAATCCTCGAAGAGCGCGGGTACGCTCCCCGATTGATCGAACACGACCCCGACCGCGCCGAGGCGCTTGCCGAGAGGCTCCCGGGAACGACGGTCGTCGAGGGCGACGTGACGACCGCCGGCTTCCTCACCGAGGCGGACATCGACGAGGCCGACCTGCTCGTCGGGACGCTTGACGACGAGACGAACTACGTGCTGGCGCTGTTGGCCAAAAACCTCGGCGTCGCCCACACGGCCGCCATCGTGAACGAATCGGAGTACGTCGACCTGTTCGAGGCCGCGGGCGTCGATGTAACCATCGAACCGCGGGCGGTCGTCGCCAGCGAGACGACGCGCGCGACGCAGGACTACGCCGACGAGGCCGCGACGCTCGAACGCGACAGCGCCGAAGTGCTCGAAATCACAGTACAGAGCGACAGCGTGCTCGCTGGCGAGTCCATCGCCGACGTGGCACACGACCTCCCGGATGGGTTCGTCATCGGTGCGGTCGTCCGTGACGGCTCACTCAAGACGCCCCGCGGCGGCACGGTCGTGCAGGTCGGCGACCACGTGGTCGCGTTCGTCGACACGGACGTATTGGACGACGTCGCGGCGGCACTGTGA